A DNA window from Chlamydomonas reinhardtii strain CC-503 cw92 mt+ chromosome 13, whole genome shotgun sequence contains the following coding sequences:
- a CDS encoding ribosomal protein S3a, with amino-acid sequence MAVGKNKRISKGKKGGKKKASDPFAKKDWYDIKAPTMFTVRNVGKTLVTRTQGTKIASEALKGRVFEVSLADLQKNEDDAFRKMRLRVEDVQGRNCLTNFWGMDFTTDKLRSLVRKWQTLIEAHVDVKTTDGYTLRVFCISFTKKRQGQIKRTCYAQSAQIRQIRKKMMEIITREATSCDLKELVAKFIPESIGKDIEKSCQGIYPLQNTFIRKVKVLKAPKFDITKLMEVHGDYSEEVGAKIERPAAAAPAVEEAATA; translated from the exons ATGGCTGTCGGCAAGAACAAGCGCATCAGCAAGGGGAAGAAGGGAGGCAAGAAGAAGGC CTCGGACCCCTTCGCCAAGAAGGACTGGTATGACATCAAGGCGCCCACCATGTTCACTGTCCGCAACGTGGGCAAGACCCTGGTGACCAGGACGCAGGGTACCAAG ATTGCGTCGGAGGCGCTGAAGGGCCGTGTGTTCGAGGTCTCCCTGGCCGACCTGCAGAAG AACGAGGACGATGCCTTCCGCaagatgcgcctgcgcgttgAGGACGTGCAGGGCCGCAACTGCCTCACCAACTTCTGG GGCATGGACTTCACTACGGACAAGCTGCGCTCGCTGGTCCGCAAGTGGCAGACCCTGATCGAGGCGCACGTGGACGTGAAGACCACGGACGGCTACACCCTGCGCGTCTTCTGCATCTCGTTCACCAAGAAGCGCCAGGGCCAGATCAAGCGCACCTGCTACGCCCAgagcgcgcag ATCCGCCAGATCCGCAAGAAGATGATGGAGATCATCACCCGCGAGGCGACCAGCTGCGACCTGAAGGAGCTCGTGGCCAAGTTCATCCCCGAGTCCATCGGCAAGGACATTGAGAAGTCGTGCCAGGGCATCtaccccctgcag AACACCTTCATCCGCAAGGTGAAGGTGCTGAAGGCGCCCAAGTTCGACATCACCAAGCTCATGGAGGTGCACGGTGACTACagcgaggaggtgggcgccaagatcgagcgccccgccgccgccgcccccgccgtcgaggaggccgccaccgcctaa